A stretch of DNA from Oryza brachyantha chromosome 4, ObraRS2, whole genome shotgun sequence:
tgcaataacagtacatatattttatagcaacatagcGTTATTAATACATAGAAGATGTATCGTTACTGCACTTATAGATATTActtaagatttcaaactttaaataactttatctctcgtctcatatattattttctaataacttttgtaccatattgtttgaaaattttgttttcaaaaagtagatccctcatGGGTATGTATAGTAAAACTAATATGCGCACCCCTTataataagctattctatgctCTCTCATAAGACACAAACCCCCTCCCACCCCCTTCCAAAGGTCCAAAACCCCTCTCCTAGCCGGGTCAAAACTAAATTCCGCCGGTCAAACCTATCATTTGACCTTTCTCCACACTCCACTTTTGCCAACTCCCGTCTATCTAAAAAGTGTAACACGAaggcaaaaatacagtaacatgccttataaaatatagtaactacgtcaaaatatagtcatgacggatctagttttttaaatcataattttttaaccaataTGGTAaaaacggttttaaaaaataatataaaacacatgagatattgctctaTAAAGATTaggaatacaatatttttagctctctcacatgcattagttATACTGTAGCAACAATACACAATCATAATGTTACTGCACTTCTatcgtgatgttactgtatttctatcaTGACGTTAATATAATTGTGCAACACACATGTTACTACACGTATatcgtgatgttactgtacttctatcacaacgttactgcaattgtgTAGTAgcaatacacatattttatagcaacatagcGTTATTACTGCATAGATTACTGCACTTATAGATATTTCATAAGATTtcgaactttaaacaactttactacccacctcatatattattttttcagaaCTTAtgtaccatattgtttgaaaaaaaatattctaacaAAGTAGATTCTTAtgggtatgtttcgacgttgttactgtaaattagttgtcgtgttactatatttttgtcatcatgttactgcacaattcctGTGAGACGAGAGATGAGCTTAGATAGACATGAGAGGAAGCTCATAAAGGGGTTGACCCACGGGGTTAATCCTTTGACCAGCCTTTAAATGGAAATCATTGATCCAATTAATCATCTAAAATCCTGTAATTTTGCAAGTACTACTTCATAATCAATCGTTGAAATTGGTAAATGTCAATTTGATTTAAATTGGTAAATTACCTTACCATTGATTGTGGTAAGAAATTAAGCCAAAAAATCATGTGCTCAACTAGCCAAAGGCAAGGACTCAAAGAGACAGACAGGCAGCGAGGGATTGAGGGCGTGAGGCAGTCAGGCAGAGACACTGAAGCGGGCAGGCAGCCCTCGCggtctcgccggcgccgatgcAGCCGTGTGATGTGATCGGCTCATCTCCTCACCGAGTCGCTGTTGGGTTGTAGTTTGGCTACCTTCCTGTGCGTGGCAGCCGTGAGCATGGCAGACGAAGCGACGTGACGACACGCGTAAACCCGAACAGACGCACCAGCCGGTAGGGCCTCCGTCGGCTCATGGGCTTCGACGGGCCTGATTGCCGTTTCCAAAGTTGTATGTACTAGCTACTGAACCCCGCGCGTTGCCACGGGACATCTAAGTGTAAAAGTAGAACTGAACAATAGAAAAGATATGTGAAAGTCATGCTAGATCTGAACtgtaaaaaattgtaaactaatttgtattataatattatagtaCATAATAGTAAATATTCAAACACGTATATATTAAGTATAACACGCAGGACATCtaagaacaaaaatagaatTGAACCATAAGAAAGAGCTGGATCtgtactttaaaaaatataaacttatttatattgtaatattCTAGTACATAAGAGTAAATATCTAAACACGTATTGAGTAAACAGGTATTACTAACCAGGTACACCAAGCACGATATTTAAAGTTTGCAGAAGATGATCATGCTGGACTCCTTAATATCCTTTATATCCAACTGTCAGCGATAAGGCTGAATAAATAGAAATGGGATGAGTGTTAACTGataaagaaaacacaaaaacacTTTGCAGATGGAGGTAAGCAGAATCAAGGACTAATTCAATCTGAACAACAGTTCATGAAGAAGGAAAAACGTCAACTCTCATTATTtgaacatatattatatactaatgGACAAATTTGTAAAGCATCGAAAAATGATTAATGGGTTACTTAATTGGCAAGAGGGAAAATGGAATTTCTAGAGCAAATGCATGTCAATCTCTCTAGGAAAAAAGGTTCTCGGCtgtcacataaataaagaaattcaACTGATAAATGTGTCTAAACCGGCAACCTGAAAACctaaacaaaaaagatgatctattttaaatatgactttaaAATAAGGAGGTTGACAGACTATGATGATTACAATGCTAAAGGTATTGTTAatttaataaacaaatagaATTAGGGGATTGACTGATAACACTCAAGGTACTGTTAatttaataaacaaatagTACTCTGCTAACAAATAGATCCATACAGATACCAGAGATCTCATACCATGAACTGTCTCCTTTAACAAAGTGATAtccaaataaatttcaatacaGTTGAAGAAGAACGGTAGAAACCTAGCGAACCGATGACGAACAAATTAAACCGATCGATAACAGGAACAAATCAATCAAGAATGAATCTAACCATGCGTGACTTAAAAAGAAGACAccaatacatgaaaaaaaatggttcaaTATACCTTTGAGCAGAAGATTTCAGGAGAGGGAAAGACAGAAAATGAATCGAGCGATGGTTTCCGGgtgaggaaaaagaaaataagatgatATGGGTTCGACGATTACTCACGGGCAAGGTTCTCAGTGTCGTCATCCAGTAGGTAATAGATAACAGAAAAAACAACTTATGACCATTTCACAATCATGTGAAGTTCGcagcagaaataaaaaattagcacATAGTAAGCAAAGTTCATGCGTTTGTCATACTTGAACATAGCGGACGACTGTGCTTCCGCATCCTTTTAGCGCCGAAATTGTCCCCATGAGCTGAATTGAGCCAAAATTACAATAACATAAGAACGCGTACTAACATGGCTGCTGTGCCCCTAACCCTAACCAGCGACGAAATCCCCAAAAAAAGAGTGCTACTGTTACCGTCGTATGGTGGCTGGctctgctgcggcggcgggtggccaGGGTGCTGGGGGTAGTCTCCCGGGGACGTTGGTGGAGGACGCCGTCGAGAGCTGCCGCATCGGCGGCTGCGGTGGGCCTCGGTAGAACTCCCCGCCGGTCTAAGGCGGCGGGTGCTGCTGCATCATCTCCGCAGCCGGCTCTCCGGGGAGGGgggccgccgcgcgccccgCGGAGTGCGCTAGGGTTTTGGATCCGTGCGGCGAGACGGGGGGCGGGGGGTTCTTTCGTCGAAGGGCGCCGGGAGGGTGAGCTCCGTGAGGCCGAGGAGGGGTTGAGCGCTAcgccggcgcgggggaggggaggaccAGGGCCTGCGCAGGAGACAAAGcggcggggagaggagggctGCATCTGTTGGATGTGGTGCGGTAGGGTTGGTGTGTCCTGTAGGCTGAAATCTCCTCATTTCTTCTACACGTGTCAACCGATTGCAGCTTGATCGGTTGGATCGGACGGCTACAATTAAGAGATGATGTGGCCTCCTAAAAACTCAGCTTTATGGGTGAACTATATAGAAAGAAGGGATTCGTTTCCTTTTCTCAAAGGATAATATACGATCTCGTGGTGTGCGGCTAAATATGACCCGATGAAGATCAGTTTTTTATGAATGTGGTATGAAATTCTTGTTTCAAGCGTAAAGTATTTCTGTAATAAGAGAGTGGGTGATAATAACATGaaagtatatattatataatattggTAACATAGCCATCTACGTGTGAAAATAATGAAACTTgtagttgtatatatatataatttatccCTAGACCTAATTAATTACAGCGCTAACTTTCAACTTCCTGCTGAGTAAAACTAACACAAAAATAGGCAGCATCTATCTATGTGAGGTCAAAATCCTAGTCTTCATCTTGATGACACCTGATCATCATCCACCATGAACTTCTCGAAAGTTATGGTGAGGACCCTGTGCGACAAAAGCAAAACACAAATTAGAATAGAAAATTCATCAGAGAGTTAGTTAAGAaacaaagttaatttttacaGAAAGAATTAATTGTTGTTTACTAGAAGATGATGGAGCAGCGACGGTAGAAGCAGGCAACAAAGGCGGAACTGGTCCAGCTGTCAAAAAACAATATCAATAAATCAACCTTCtagcaaacaaaatattataaggAATCAAGGAAAAAGAATTACAAAAGTGAAACACTATTATGCAGGGGCTTGTACTAGTGTACCTGGTGATCGTTGACCGACAATAATCTGTGGAAGCTGTGGCAATGGTGGGAGGCCTGGGATTTGGATCATCAGAAGTGGTTACAATGGCGGAAGTCCTGGGATTTGGATCGTTGGAAGTGGTGGTAATGGTGGAAGACCTGAAATTTGGATAGTTGGAAGTGATGGCAATGGTGGGAGCCCTAGGATTCGGATAGTTAGAAGGGTCGGTAGTGGCGGGAGCCCTGGAATGTGGGTAGTCGGAAGAGGAGGCAGTGGTGGGAGCCCTGGAATTTAGATAGTCGGAAGTGGTGGTAATGTTGGTAGCCCCAGGATCTGGATAGTTGGAAGTGTAGGTAGTGGTGGGAGCCCTGGGATTTGGATAGTCGGAAGGGAAGGCAGCGGTGGGAGCCCTGGGATTTGGATCTGTGGCAGTTGTGGCAGCCCAGGCAGAGATGTCGATGGCTGGGCTGAGTCGGCATTGATCTTCTCCTGCGACTGCTGATGCCCAACgacatcgacgacgacggtgggcTTGAACACCTGGGCGTCCCTAACGGCTGACGATGGCTACAacgaggcgacggcgaagagACGAAGATGAGTATGCACTTGGAAGgcgccatcttcatcttcatccgATGGCAATGCGTGGCTTAATTTGTGTACTGATGATCTTCCTGGCCGTCAACTGCCTTGTTTATATAGTGGTTGTGATGTGAAGATAGAGGCTTAATTTAGACACTCGTAATAATGCTGGTCCTCTACGTACCTACGTGAATTAACATATCTTATCACTTTACGCAtaagtacgtacgtacgtggctGAAATCAATTTGTCGATCGTGTCTTAAGACGCAATGCTTCTCCGTTTAAATGTACGACACGCATGATTTGTCCTGTTTTGTTGCTTTAGGACCTGCATGTATGCTTACGTACGAAAGGAGTCGCTGAATCCGTATATGGTTTCTCTGGATGATCGGGCGAGATTTGCATTGTTTGGACTGCTTCTGTATAAGCCGGCAACACCCCCACTGTGACGGAATTGGAATCATTTACAAGAATCATGACCTAATTGCATACGCCTGACAACAGCGCgaaaattttgttaataaaCCGAGGAAAAAACAATCTGAACCGTCATAAACCTGTTATTAATGTTGCATCATGCTGGAATTCATTAGATTTTTCACTACAGAACATCAAAAGAAACGTCAGGATATCCATGCTAGGTTTCTTAATACCTGGCACGAATAGATACTACAGCCAGCCAAGATCTGCTTGGCACTGATACACGGCATAAATATTGACTTAATGCCGGTTATAACTATTAACCGACACAAATACTCGGCCAGCATATTTGTGCCGGGTCTCTACTAGAACTGGCACAAATAACGTCATTATTTGTGTCGGGCATTTAATATATCCAGGGTAACATGAGAGAGTCACTATTTATACCATGTAAGGTTATCATTTGTGCCGGATTGAATTTTCCATGTTATTTGTGCCCTTTAACGGCAAGACCCGCCACACATGACACCTACTGCCTGTCACAAATATCACCGCGCCTTCCAGTCCCAAATCCACGCGACGCCGCCACAGCTACTCCATCCACGCGACGCTGCCGCCGGCTACTCCCTCCTGCCTCCCCTCCCTCGCAACGGCGCCAGAGGCCTCCCCCACGTCCACCCCGCGCCGGCCACCCCTGCCGACGGCCCCCTCCCCCCAacgacgccggcggcctccccctcctcgaTCCACGCTGCACCGACGGAGGAAAAGCACATAGGTATTTTGCTAGCCCCTGTGACCAACGCGTTCCCACCCCTCCTGCAACGCGACGCCCGCGACGTGCTCGTCGTAATGCGCCAACAACACGGTGCAGCCGACGTGCGCCGTCGATGTGCTAACACCGGCATACGGGATTAACTGCTTCAACGAAATATATAGTTGTTGGTAGCAAAACATACTTCTCCTTTTATTTAACAAGTGCAACCATGTTCCAAGAAATTTTACATGCTTATCTAATTACTAGTTTTACTTTTATCATTCAATGCCTTGCTGATTCAATGTGTAATCCTATCATTGCAGGCTTGCAGCTATTCTATATCAATTGGTAAACATTCATAGATGGCTGTTTCAATTACCATGTGACCATATTACTATCATGCAGGAGCCTGTAAGACCAAAATGATGTGTGAGAGATTGAGGACAGGGTCATTTTTCCAGCTTAAGAACTTGTCATGTCATTTTGTTTGGTATAGAACATGCTTGATACTCCCAGGATTTATTGCAAATTAATACAAATCCCGAAAAATAATGATGATCATATTAAACCATGTGcataaactatattttaattaattactttacAAGTTAATTCCCAATATTAACGAGTGGTCCTTGGATTATTCTGTTGTTAAACCTATACTTCCAATTATTGCCAAAGAGTATACTTTCATTTATTTCTTCTCGTTCATATGGAACCGCTACGgatttaattctttttttacaaTGAACAGAGTATTACTTATTTAAAACAGCATTCTATTCACAGGTTATTAAATTCCAAAAGTGTACGTCCTACGTTTTCTTTCATTCCTCGAGTCTACCCTaatagcatctccaagagatgtcCAAAATGGATcctaaaacctaaaatttaggAAATAGATCAAAAGTACTTCTCCAACatgtatctaaatttattcataaaatttaggTAGTCCTAATATCACCTCAATTGTTTCTAAGATTTGGAGCAATCTTGTTTATTCCTAAAACGGTCAAGCACGTGGAAAGTGAATACATTGCAGTACCAGCCGCAGCTGCCACTGCTCCAGACACCAAAGTATCTAATTCAACCGACACGACATAAGGTATGGGTAGAATCTGTTGCATTGTTTAAGAATATATGTAGCTTTGCTGTGTCGaagaatatgtagttttacTCGTTAATTTGACCATACATAGAGCAAGAGACAATTGCATATTTGACTCTGCTTTAAAGGCACGGATGTCCTGgcgttttttattttctgctgTGAAAAATCCTATGAATTCCAGCATGATGCAACATTAATAAAAGCTTTATGACGGTTCAGAATTTTTGTTGTCTCGGTTTATTAACGAAATTTTCACGGTGTTGTAAGGTGTATGCAAATAGGTCATGATTCTTGTGACTGATTCCACTTCGGTCACAGTGGGGGTTGCCGGCTTATACAGAAGCAGTCCAAACAATACAAATCTCACCAGATCATGCAAAGAAACCATATACGGATTCAACGACTCCTTTCGTACGTGTAAGCATGCATGTGTTATTCTACATAATCAGTCAAATCAAGAGTCCAGCTAATGATATAGTACAGTCCTAAAGCAACAAAACAGGACAAGTCACGCGTGTCGCACATTTAAACGGAGAAACATTACGTCTTAAGACACGATCgacaaattaatttcatctcATCTGTCCGTCTAGCTAGCAAATTAATAACCCTGCCACGTACGTACTTATGCGTAAAGTGAGATAAgagatatatatgttaattcacgtacgtacgtagaaGACCAGCATCACCACGAGTGTCTAAATTAAGCCTCTATCTTCAGACCATAACCAGTATATAAACAAAGCAGTTGACGGCCAGGAAGATCATCAGCACAAAAATTAAGCCACGCATTGCCATGCAGATGAAGATGTCGCCTTCCAAGTGCGTACTCAtcttcgtcgtcgcctcgcTGCAGCCATCGGCAGCCGTCAGGGACGCCCAGGTGTTCAAGCCCACTGTCGCCGTCGATGTCGTTGGGCATCAGCAGTCGCAGGAGATCAACGCCGACTCAACCCAGCCATCGACATTGCTGCCTGGGCTGCCGCCATTGCCACAGCTGCCACAGATCCAAATCCCAAGGCTCCCACCATTGCCTCCCCTTTCGACTATCCAAATTCCAGTGCTCCCACCACTGCCTACCCTTCCGACTATCTATATCCCGGGGCTACCACCATTGCCACCATTTCCGACTATCCAAATCCCAGAGCTCCCACCACTGCCTTCTTTTTCCACTATCCAAATCCCAGGGCTCCCACCGCTACCGACCCTTCCAACTATCCAAATCCGGGGCTCCCACCATTGCCACCACTTCCAGCTATCTAAATTCCGGGTCTTCCACCATTACCACCACTTTCAACTATCCAAATCCCAGGTCTTCCGCCATTGCAACCATTTCCGATGATCCAAATCTCAGGTCTCCCACCGTTGCTACAGCTACCACAGATTGTTGTCGGTCAAGGATCACCAGGTACACTCCTACAAGCCCATACATAATAGTGTTTTACTTTTGCAATTCTTTTTCCTTGAtttcttataatattttgtttgctaGAAGGTTGATTTATTGATATTGTTTTTGACAGCTGGACCAGTTCCGCTTTTGATGCCTGCTCTTACTGTCGCTGCTCCACCATCGTCCGGTAAACAACAATTAATGCTTTatgtaaaaattaactttgttTCTTAACTAACTCTGATGAATTTTCTATTCTAATTTGTGTTTTGCTTTTGTTACACAGGGTCCTCACCGTAACTTATGGCAAGTTCAGGCTGGATGCTAATTAGGTGTCATCAAGATGAAGATTAGGATTTCGACCTCACATTGATACTCTAGAGTAGATGCTGCCTATTTCTGTGTTAGTTTTACTCAGCAGGAAATTGAAAGTTAGCACTGTAATTAGGTCTAGGGATAAACTATGTATGGCTCAGATCTTACTTTAGGTCAATGTCATATGTACCCTTagcaacaaatatatatacaagtacGAGTTTCATTATTTTCACACATAGATGGCTCTCAGTTATCAGTATTATATACTGTATACTTTCATGTTATTATTACCCACTCTTGTTACAAAAATACTTTATGCTTAAACCCAGAATTCCATACTACATTTATAAAAACCTAATTTTCATCGGGTCGTATGTAGCCACCCACCACGAGATCATGTATCCTAGTTTGAGAAAAGGAAACAGCTACATA
This window harbors:
- the LOC107304077 gene encoding uncharacterized protein LOC107304077 isoform X2, with translation MSLGISSRRRSTPTQPSHRHCCLGCRHCHSCHRSKSQGSHHCLPFRLSKFQCSHHCLPFRLSISRGYHHCHHFRLSKSQSSHHCLLFPLSKSQGSHRYRPFQLSKSGAPTIATTSSYLNSGSSTITTTFNYPNPRSSAIATISDDPNLRSPTVATATTDCCRSRITSWTSSAFDACSYCRCSTIVRVLTVTYGKFRLDAN
- the LOC107304077 gene encoding uncharacterized protein LOC107304077 isoform X1; its protein translation is MQRNHIRIQRLLSYVHRQPSGTPRCSSPLSPSMSLGISSRRRSTPTQPSHRHCCLGCRHCHSCHRSKSQGSHHCLPFRLSKFQCSHHCLPFRLSISRGYHHCHHFRLSKSQSSHHCLLFPLSKSQGSHRYRPFQLSKSGAPTIATTSSYLNSGSSTITTTFNYPNPRSSAIATISDDPNLRSPTVATATTDCCRSRITSWTSSAFDACSYCRCSTIVRVLTVTYGKFRLDAN